The Pricia mediterranea genome includes a window with the following:
- a CDS encoding alpha/beta hydrolase, whose protein sequence is MNAKSIFFIGLFLAGTWCFSQSLPVVKYYEYDKSIPLKDSVQLISETTDYNLFSVAYTGNHHKTVTGLLSVPKNATAPLPVIILMHGLGDHKETDYVEFGNRFLLKHGYAVLRLDISDHGDREEDFYEFDFTGKYKYWSRNVVSQTVFDLRRAVDFIETREELDAEKIGYFGISLGGITGTVFCGVERRIKVPIIVLAGGQLNLLFKDKIPAQEAMDFVSFIDPINFVKHISPRPLLMINAKNDEVIPPKMSQLLFEKAEEPKEIIWYDAKHRDAPLDKVYGDGLQWFNTYLKQS, encoded by the coding sequence ATGAACGCAAAATCTATCTTTTTCATAGGTCTATTTTTGGCAGGTACTTGGTGTTTTTCCCAATCGCTACCTGTTGTCAAGTATTATGAATACGATAAATCCATACCGCTAAAAGACTCCGTACAACTCATTTCGGAAACAACCGATTACAATTTGTTCAGCGTAGCATATACCGGTAATCACCATAAAACGGTGACGGGCTTGCTGAGCGTTCCGAAGAACGCGACAGCACCTTTGCCCGTCATTATTTTAATGCACGGTCTTGGCGACCACAAGGAAACGGACTATGTGGAATTCGGAAATCGGTTTCTGCTGAAACATGGCTACGCCGTATTGCGATTGGATATTAGCGATCACGGTGACCGTGAAGAAGATTTTTACGAATTCGATTTTACGGGGAAGTACAAATACTGGTCCCGCAATGTTGTAAGCCAAACCGTTTTCGACCTAAGACGAGCCGTAGATTTTATTGAAACCAGGGAGGAACTCGACGCCGAAAAAATAGGATACTTCGGCATAAGTCTTGGCGGAATAACCGGTACCGTTTTTTGCGGTGTCGAGCGGCGGATAAAAGTGCCCATAATCGTATTGGCCGGTGGCCAATTGAACCTCTTGTTCAAAGATAAAATTCCCGCGCAAGAAGCAATGGATTTTGTGAGTTTTATCGATCCCATAAACTTTGTGAAACACATCTCCCCTAGGCCTCTTTTAATGATCAATGCCAAGAATGATGAGGTAATTCCCCCGAAGATGAGCCAATTGCTTTTCGAAAAGGCCGAGGAACCAAAAGAAATCATCTGGTATGATGCCAAACACCGTGATGCCCCGTTGGACAAAGTATATGGAGACGGATTGCAGTGGTTTAACACCTATCTAAAACAAAGCTGA
- a CDS encoding polysaccharide deacetylase family protein: MKKTTSAKILLCCIAAMTLTGCGQKNKDTAQMVEPELAKAEAASKTWAEKLGWPAGKKVIMLHADDIGMCPEANTAAEQQLTEGVIQSAAVMIPCPNAEEFITWAKKHPKMDIGLHLTLTSEWKTHRWGPVSSDAEVPGLLDEDQKLWHKVPQVVQHASAEEVEREIRAQIEQSIAWGYRPDHIDTHMGTLFADPGYVKVYIKVAQEYGIPANIIDLSKPEVLAGFRSQGYPLTDEVVKLIEGYTLPQLDNFTSAPKAETYDGKIANFKKLIKGLKPGLTEIIFHPSVLTDNLKTITGSWQQRVWEAQMFSDPDLIQFFEDEGIIFTNWQEIMQRFKKIKS; the protein is encoded by the coding sequence ATGAAAAAAACAACAAGTGCCAAAATCTTACTGTGCTGCATAGCGGCCATGACGCTCACAGGTTGTGGACAAAAGAATAAGGACACCGCTCAAATGGTGGAACCTGAATTGGCAAAGGCCGAAGCAGCTTCAAAGACCTGGGCCGAAAAACTGGGCTGGCCCGCCGGCAAAAAAGTGATCATGCTACATGCCGATGATATCGGCATGTGTCCCGAAGCAAATACGGCCGCCGAACAGCAATTGACCGAGGGCGTAATCCAATCTGCTGCGGTGATGATACCCTGTCCCAACGCTGAGGAGTTCATCACTTGGGCCAAGAAGCACCCTAAAATGGATATTGGCCTGCACCTGACCCTGACCAGCGAATGGAAGACGCACCGATGGGGACCCGTTAGCAGCGATGCGGAGGTCCCCGGCCTGCTGGACGAAGACCAGAAATTATGGCATAAAGTTCCTCAAGTAGTACAGCATGCGTCCGCGGAAGAAGTAGAAAGGGAAATCCGTGCCCAAATCGAGCAATCCATCGCATGGGGGTATCGCCCCGACCATATCGACACGCATATGGGTACCCTGTTCGCAGACCCAGGTTATGTAAAAGTCTATATCAAGGTGGCACAGGAATATGGTATTCCCGCAAACATCATCGACCTGTCCAAGCCCGAAGTATTGGCCGGGTTCAGGAGCCAGGGCTACCCTTTGACCGATGAGGTCGTAAAACTGATAGAGGGATATACGTTGCCCCAATTGGATAATTTTACCAGTGCGCCCAAGGCCGAGACCTACGATGGAAAAATTGCCAACTTCAAGAAATTGATCAAAGGTTTGAAACCTGGACTTACCGAGATCATTTTTCATCCCTCGGTATTGACCGACAACCTAAAAACAATTACCGGTTCATGGCAACAACGCGTTTGGGAGGCCCAAATGTTCTCAGATCCCGACCTGATCCAATTTTTTGAGGACGAAGGTATCATTTTTACGAATTGGCAGGAGATCATGCAGCGTTTTAAAAAGATTAAAAGCTAA
- a CDS encoding bile acid:sodium symporter family protein has protein sequence MTSTTGIILAISLIIIMFGMGLSLTLPDFKRVLTYPRAMIIGLACQFITLPLIGYLIAALLGLSPTSSIGIMLLAACPGGPTSNMLTYLAKGDLALSVSLTAVASLLSILTIPFVMQFAMTEFSNMDQTVSVDAGTMIQQLLLIVLIPVGVGMWVKGKFPAFAAKMDRPVKIASAVIFILVIVGVTISIKDVFMSYLKEAGLPAILLNITTMTLGFLLAVWFKLKRTQAISISIETGIQNGTLAITLATIALNNVEYAIVPSIYGLLMFISAGIIIFIKKPLGAMV, from the coding sequence ATGACTTCCACCACCGGTATTATTCTGGCCATCTCGCTGATCATCATCATGTTCGGGATGGGGCTGTCGCTTACCCTGCCCGACTTTAAACGGGTTTTGACCTATCCCAGGGCCATGATTATCGGCCTTGCCTGTCAATTTATAACCTTGCCCTTAATCGGCTACCTTATTGCCGCATTACTGGGTCTATCGCCCACTTCTTCCATCGGCATCATGCTTTTGGCCGCGTGTCCGGGTGGCCCGACCTCCAATATGCTAACCTATTTGGCCAAAGGGGATTTGGCCCTATCGGTATCGTTGACAGCCGTGGCCAGCCTTCTATCCATTTTGACTATTCCCTTTGTCATGCAGTTTGCGATGACCGAGTTTTCCAACATGGACCAAACGGTATCCGTAGATGCCGGAACCATGATTCAACAATTGTTGCTGATCGTTCTTATCCCTGTCGGGGTTGGGATGTGGGTAAAGGGCAAATTCCCTGCCTTTGCCGCAAAAATGGATAGACCCGTAAAAATAGCCTCCGCGGTTATATTCATCCTTGTAATAGTGGGCGTTACCATTAGTATAAAGGATGTGTTCATGAGTTATTTGAAAGAGGCGGGACTTCCGGCCATCTTGCTGAACATAACTACCATGACGCTAGGATTTCTTTTGGCCGTATGGTTTAAATTAAAGCGGACACAGGCCATCAGCATTTCCATAGAGACCGGTATTCAGAACGGCACCTTGGCCATCACCTTGGCAACCATCGCCCTCAATAATGTGGAATACGCCATAGTTCCCTCGATTTACGGACTCTTAATGTTCATTTCTGCCGGTATAATTATCTTTATCAAAAAGCCATTGGGCGCTATGGTGTAG
- a CDS encoding sialidase family protein — protein sequence MEKLPEVQPLDHPAVLVQEFIYEIENAPTPECHASTVEVSNGTVIASWFGGTKEKNKDVGIWISRNTDGTWSTPVEVANGVQEDGTRYPSWNPVLFKPKNEPLYLYYKVGPSPQEWWGLYMTSEDDGKTWSEPVMLPDGILGPIKNQPIQLENGIVISPSSNETKSGEWTIHIEQSADNAKTWSKTKPLNDPAEFGAIQPVVLNHSNGKLQLLSRTKNNVVTQNWSEDSGKTWSTMTATPLPNPNSGIDGVTLKDGRHLLIYNPTSKNWGDRVPLSLGISKDGKNWERVIDLEPVRETTDRKGEEYSYPTVIQAEDGKVHLVYTWNRKTVKYMVLDPAKIK from the coding sequence ATGGAAAAATTACCGGAAGTTCAACCGTTGGATCATCCTGCTGTGTTAGTTCAAGAGTTTATCTATGAAATTGAAAATGCGCCGACACCGGAGTGTCACGCATCTACCGTCGAAGTTAGTAACGGAACCGTCATCGCCTCCTGGTTCGGGGGTACTAAGGAAAAGAACAAGGATGTCGGTATCTGGATATCGCGAAATACGGATGGAACTTGGTCCACCCCTGTCGAAGTCGCTAACGGGGTGCAGGAGGATGGCACCCGGTATCCGAGTTGGAACCCCGTACTTTTTAAACCCAAGAACGAACCCTTATATCTGTACTATAAAGTGGGGCCTAGCCCACAAGAATGGTGGGGGCTTTATATGACATCCGAGGATGATGGTAAAACTTGGTCGGAGCCCGTAATGCTTCCGGATGGTATTTTAGGACCTATAAAAAATCAGCCCATTCAACTGGAAAACGGCATCGTCATATCGCCCTCGAGCAATGAGACCAAATCAGGGGAGTGGACCATCCATATAGAGCAAAGTGCCGACAATGCCAAAACATGGTCAAAGACCAAACCCCTGAACGATCCAGCCGAATTTGGTGCCATTCAACCCGTGGTTTTGAACCATAGCAACGGTAAACTGCAATTACTCAGCCGAACAAAAAACAACGTGGTCACACAGAACTGGTCGGAGGATAGCGGCAAAACCTGGAGCACAATGACGGCAACTCCACTCCCCAATCCCAATTCAGGTATCGACGGGGTGACCTTGAAAGATGGCCGTCATCTCTTGATATACAACCCGACTAGCAAGAATTGGGGCGATCGGGTGCCATTGAGCTTAGGAATTTCCAAAGACGGGAAGAACTGGGAACGGGTAATAGATCTGGAACCAGTACGGGAAACAACTGATAGGAAAGGTGAAGAATATTCATATCCCACCGTAATTCAAGCTGAGGACGGTAAAGTACACCTGGTTTACACTTGGAATCGGAAAACCGTAAAATATATGGTTTTGGATCCTGCGAAAATCAAATAG
- a CDS encoding neutral/alkaline non-lysosomal ceramidase N-terminal domain-containing protein translates to MRTKRWQRRVLRTVGILAVMLGLLFYFAADTIETDPYFESGYYKITLAKVDDAFQEKIEAQGQFLAGFARMNITPKYVKDSPDAAKGEFSSIKLAGYGDGQIAVGVHDSLFAKAIALEVDGNELIFLSADMVVIPELVVLEVESNLDSEIARAQILYGATHTHASIGNCIPGFVGESFMGDFQPEVVEWLGKKFTQLILNARKDRKPARFSSGDIRVPNLIRNRIIGETGRLNDKLNVATFAQHEGKKAAIGIFGAHATTIGPWNDKFSGDYPGYFQRSLEAKGIDLALFFAGTVGSHSNKGKGEKFQKSRYIGETLADSASVLINKMEADSILAMTVITTEIEIPELQAFYVSDRLRLSPWAGGKMMAEMKSIYLQGVKLNDLLWITMPYELSGEYGIDLKNALEVAGYNSALTSFNGQYLGYIVPQKYYYYDTYEARLMGWYGPSMGDYLMELNFRLANELTDSRL, encoded by the coding sequence ATGCGTACCAAAAGATGGCAACGAAGAGTATTGAGGACTGTTGGCATATTGGCCGTTATGCTAGGGTTGCTGTTTTATTTTGCTGCCGACACCATTGAAACCGATCCTTATTTCGAGTCTGGGTATTATAAAATTACCTTGGCTAAGGTGGATGACGCCTTCCAAGAAAAAATAGAAGCCCAAGGGCAGTTTTTAGCAGGTTTTGCCCGCATGAACATCACTCCAAAATATGTGAAGGATTCGCCAGATGCCGCGAAGGGCGAGTTCAGTTCGATCAAATTGGCCGGGTATGGCGATGGACAAATAGCTGTGGGTGTTCATGACTCCTTGTTTGCCAAGGCCATCGCTTTGGAAGTAGATGGCAATGAACTGATCTTTTTAAGTGCCGATATGGTCGTCATTCCCGAACTGGTAGTGCTAGAGGTCGAATCGAACCTAGACAGCGAAATTGCAAGAGCACAAATTTTATACGGTGCAACACACACGCATGCCAGTATTGGAAACTGTATTCCAGGCTTCGTGGGTGAAAGCTTTATGGGTGACTTTCAACCCGAAGTGGTCGAATGGCTCGGAAAGAAATTTACGCAGCTCATTCTCAATGCTCGAAAAGACAGGAAGCCTGCAAGGTTTTCCTCGGGCGATATCAGGGTCCCGAATTTGATACGCAACCGCATTATCGGGGAAACCGGCAGACTAAACGACAAGTTGAACGTGGCAACTTTTGCACAACACGAGGGCAAAAAAGCCGCCATCGGAATCTTCGGTGCCCATGCCACTACTATAGGTCCGTGGAACGACAAATTCAGTGGAGACTATCCCGGTTATTTTCAAAGAAGTCTCGAAGCCAAAGGCATAGATTTGGCGCTATTCTTTGCCGGAACGGTAGGCAGCCATTCCAACAAAGGGAAGGGCGAAAAATTTCAGAAGTCACGATACATCGGAGAAACTTTGGCCGATTCGGCCTCGGTGCTAATCAACAAAATGGAAGCCGATTCGATTTTGGCAATGACGGTAATAACTACTGAGATCGAAATCCCGGAACTTCAGGCTTTCTATGTTTCCGACCGGTTGCGACTTTCGCCGTGGGCAGGGGGCAAAATGATGGCCGAAATGAAATCGATTTATCTACAAGGCGTAAAACTAAACGATTTGCTGTGGATTACGATGCCTTACGAGCTGAGCGGCGAATACGGAATAGATTTGAAAAACGCCTTGGAGGTAGCGGGTTATAACTCTGCCCTCACCAGCTTCAATGGGCAATATTTAGGCTACATCGTACCTCAAAAATATTATTATTACGACACTTATGAAGCCCGATTGATGGGTTGGTACGGTCCTAGTATGGGAGATTACCTGATGGAGCTTAACTTCAGACTGGCCAATGAACTCACGGATTCCCGACTATAA
- a CDS encoding Gfo/Idh/MocA family protein, whose product MDNIKVAIIGAGFIAHYHARALKATPNVQIAAVVARKKERAQKFAIEYGIEHTFTDTLKVAGNDSIDAVIICTPNQFHAPYAIEFLKNGKHVFLEKPMAINAAEGRQIEKTAKQYNRLVMVGHMWRFDTDVNYIKETIASGKLGKIFKTKGYGIHENWGPSGWFAKKELAGGGALADMGVHAVDAVRYLLGDPRPLKVYARIATHFGDYDVDDTGIMVITWDNGTESIIESGWWQPHMDGPEASAGIFGTKGYANLFPTFLKITAGEESFEKIIPDLPNRKEHCDQTIYDKQMEHFIASIKNNKRPNPGLSEGQIVLNIVDAAYESAKTGEVVNL is encoded by the coding sequence ATGGACAACATTAAAGTAGCAATAATTGGTGCCGGTTTCATTGCCCACTACCACGCCCGTGCCCTTAAAGCGACACCAAACGTTCAGATTGCTGCGGTTGTGGCCAGAAAAAAGGAGCGTGCCCAAAAATTCGCAATTGAATATGGTATCGAGCACACCTTTACCGATACTTTAAAAGTAGCGGGGAATGACAGCATTGATGCGGTCATTATCTGTACCCCGAATCAATTCCATGCGCCTTACGCTATCGAATTCCTAAAAAACGGGAAGCATGTTTTCCTGGAAAAGCCCATGGCCATAAATGCCGCGGAAGGCCGGCAGATTGAAAAAACGGCGAAGCAATATAATCGCTTGGTCATGGTCGGGCACATGTGGCGCTTCGATACCGATGTAAATTATATAAAGGAGACTATCGCCTCGGGAAAACTCGGAAAAATTTTTAAGACCAAGGGCTATGGCATCCACGAGAATTGGGGGCCATCAGGATGGTTTGCAAAAAAGGAATTGGCGGGCGGCGGTGCCTTGGCCGATATGGGCGTCCATGCCGTCGATGCCGTACGATATCTGTTGGGCGACCCAAGGCCCTTAAAAGTCTATGCCCGGATTGCAACACACTTTGGGGACTACGACGTTGACGATACCGGAATCATGGTCATCACTTGGGATAACGGTACGGAAAGCATCATCGAAAGCGGCTGGTGGCAGCCCCATATGGACGGTCCCGAAGCAAGTGCCGGTATATTCGGCACCAAGGGATATGCCAACCTTTTCCCGACCTTTTTGAAAATAACCGCCGGGGAAGAGTCTTTCGAGAAAATTATTCCAGACCTGCCCAATAGGAAAGAACATTGCGATCAGACCATCTACGATAAGCAAATGGAACATTTTATTGCCTCCATCAAAAACAATAAAAGACCGAATCCCGGTCTGTCGGAAGGTCAGATCGTTCTGAATATTGTTGATGCGGCATACGAATCCGCAAAAACGGGAGAAGTCGTGAATTTATAG
- a CDS encoding FG-GAP repeat domain-containing protein produces MRTSNYIIFSWHSGKIAALLCLAQMAYGQADRATDFKKFTITRDFISEGVAAADLNNDGLLDIVAGYYWFEAPTWVRREMAPSRIFDPYKEYSDSFLNLGMDVNLDGWDDVVIIDYPGMAGFWFENPRNKSGAWQKHSIADAMGISNESPGFIDIDGDGRLDILCGDVDKKQIVWLQAPLDPGQTEWSRFALSKENAPGTEQYSHGIGYGDVNNDGIEDVVVTEGWFEGKADKSSGDWKFHPADLGEPCSHMQVMDVNGDGTNDVVSASAHKLGVWWHEQLADQNFVTHLISTTTAQTHASILADINGDGRADFITGKRFLAHNGNDAGDADTPYLFWIEFTPGKKPYFKEHLIDSDSGAGLNIAVRDMNKDERPDIIIANKNGVFLFENRIPD; encoded by the coding sequence ATGAGAACATCGAATTATATCATATTCAGTTGGCACTCGGGAAAGATTGCGGCACTTTTATGCCTCGCACAAATGGCCTACGGCCAAGCCGATAGGGCTACTGATTTTAAAAAATTCACGATTACCAGGGATTTTATTTCGGAAGGCGTAGCCGCGGCAGATCTGAACAACGATGGCCTATTGGATATTGTCGCGGGCTATTATTGGTTTGAAGCCCCTACGTGGGTGCGGCGCGAAATGGCTCCTTCACGTATATTCGACCCCTACAAGGAATACAGCGATTCTTTTTTGAATTTGGGGATGGATGTAAATTTGGATGGCTGGGACGATGTGGTTATTATCGACTATCCCGGAATGGCGGGTTTTTGGTTTGAAAATCCTAGAAACAAATCCGGAGCATGGCAAAAACATAGCATTGCGGATGCAATGGGAATTTCCAACGAATCGCCCGGCTTTATCGATATTGACGGTGATGGCAGGCTTGACATTCTTTGCGGGGATGTCGACAAAAAGCAGATTGTCTGGTTACAGGCACCCTTAGATCCCGGGCAAACCGAATGGAGCCGTTTTGCACTGAGCAAAGAAAATGCACCGGGCACCGAACAGTACTCCCACGGCATCGGATATGGCGACGTTAATAATGATGGTATCGAAGACGTGGTCGTAACGGAAGGATGGTTTGAAGGAAAAGCCGATAAAAGTTCTGGGGATTGGAAGTTTCATCCCGCCGATCTCGGAGAACCTTGTTCGCATATGCAGGTAATGGATGTAAATGGAGACGGCACCAACGATGTCGTAAGTGCATCCGCCCATAAACTAGGTGTTTGGTGGCACGAACAATTGGCAGATCAAAACTTCGTCACCCATTTGATCAGTACCACCACCGCCCAGACCCATGCCTCGATTTTGGCCGATATAAACGGTGATGGCCGTGCCGATTTTATTACCGGCAAGCGATTTCTTGCCCATAATGGCAACGATGCCGGTGATGCCGATACCCCATACTTGTTCTGGATAGAATTTACCCCGGGAAAAAAACCTTATTTCAAGGAGCACCTGATCGATTCCGATTCCGGAGCAGGACTCAATATTGCGGTCCGCGACATGAACAAAGACGAAAGGCCCGATATAATTATCGCCAACAAAAACGGGGTCTTTCTTTTCGAGAATAGAATTCCGGATTGA
- a CDS encoding PVC-type heme-binding CxxCH protein, whose amino-acid sequence MKKYRLFNTVSIVLLIASFFCACRSEKKRESAQLQARDSTSIDREYELEARMLGYFAPDGTRNPTLRANKGDRVRITITNGETMTHDVALEKLGIKSTTLLETGSRTSISFWAESDDTYYCTVPGHRAAGMVGEFKIVEGDISLPVIAGIVPMKEGKPLNVGFERGNLSDWKVEGEAFKDALFNRLSLVYKEDTQINFDGDFFLSSGGSTNYKLKGTLTSVPFEVSHPFASFRVSGGALADTRVEIVEAKTNRIIFKSTGQGRPTMQPVVVDLTDHMNENIFVRIIDKETGTSPIPYIQDDTWAHINFDDFLFYPSRPSFPNELFQKDISILPPLDPVLHSGLSGKEAVKAMTLPDGFKITLAAAEPDIVRPISFTIDARGRLWVLEGHTYPVPAEEGKGRDRILIFEDTNGDGTLDKRKIFIEGLNMASGIEVGMGGVWVGAAPYLLFIPWDRENDKPAGPPETVLDGWGLDDTHEVLNNLRWGPDGWLYGVHGVFTHSNVGKPGAIDDERTKLNAAVWRYHPIRQEFEVFSEGTSNPWGLDFNDYGHPFITVCVIPHMFHIIQGARYQRQGGEHFNPYTYDDIKSIGDHVHWSGNRGPHAGNFRSAAAGGGHAHAGAMIYLGGDSWPREYHNTIFMNNINGSKLNNDKLIRSGSGYIASHKKDFLEMNDSWSQWLNFKYDPSGSVFAIDWYDQNQCHSPNPEVHDKTLGRIFKITHKNDIWVQVNLYKASDMELVNYQLHENEWYVRQARIILQERGGSPEVHEGLKKILADHPDVIRKLRALWALHATNGLSENGLRDLLQNSDEYVRSWAVQLLTEDKNVTAATMEQFVQLAKKDTSALVRLYLTSAMMRLDPEHRWEVLEALVQRPEDDVDHNLPLMLWYASEALVTLDTDRALKMAEKAKIPKHLSYTIQRASALNTANSKKSLRDLKKRLLKSTSAEKDSVLILIDSLLK is encoded by the coding sequence ATGAAAAAATACCGATTATTTAATACGGTATCCATCGTACTTCTTATCGCATCATTTTTCTGTGCCTGTCGGTCTGAAAAGAAGCGCGAATCGGCGCAGCTCCAAGCACGCGACTCAACAAGTATTGATCGTGAATATGAACTTGAAGCGAGAATGTTGGGCTATTTTGCTCCTGATGGGACCCGAAACCCTACCCTGCGTGCCAACAAAGGTGATCGTGTTCGTATTACCATAACCAATGGCGAGACCATGACACATGATGTTGCTCTGGAGAAATTGGGGATAAAAAGTACTACCTTGCTCGAAACGGGCTCAAGGACAAGCATTTCCTTTTGGGCGGAAAGTGATGACACCTATTATTGTACGGTGCCCGGCCACCGCGCCGCAGGCATGGTCGGTGAGTTCAAGATCGTCGAAGGTGATATCTCCCTTCCCGTAATTGCCGGAATCGTGCCCATGAAAGAAGGCAAACCCTTGAATGTGGGTTTTGAGAGGGGCAACCTGAGCGATTGGAAGGTCGAGGGTGAGGCCTTTAAAGACGCCCTTTTCAATAGGCTTTCATTGGTTTACAAAGAAGATACCCAAATTAACTTTGACGGCGATTTCTTTCTGAGCAGTGGCGGAAGCACCAACTACAAATTAAAGGGCACCCTGACTTCGGTGCCATTTGAGGTTAGCCACCCGTTTGCTTCCTTTAGGGTTTCGGGTGGTGCATTGGCCGATACCCGAGTCGAGATCGTGGAAGCTAAAACGAACCGGATCATTTTCAAATCTACCGGGCAAGGCCGTCCCACCATGCAGCCTGTGGTGGTCGATCTGACTGATCATATGAACGAGAATATTTTCGTACGTATCATCGATAAGGAGACCGGTACATCGCCTATCCCTTACATTCAAGATGATACCTGGGCGCATATCAACTTTGATGATTTTCTTTTTTATCCAAGTCGGCCCAGCTTCCCCAATGAACTCTTCCAAAAGGATATCAGTATTCTCCCTCCGTTGGACCCTGTCTTACATTCCGGGCTATCCGGAAAGGAGGCTGTAAAAGCCATGACCCTTCCCGATGGATTTAAAATTACGCTGGCAGCCGCGGAGCCTGATATTGTTCGTCCCATCAGTTTTACCATCGATGCACGGGGAAGGTTGTGGGTCTTAGAGGGGCATACCTATCCCGTTCCCGCGGAGGAGGGTAAGGGCCGAGACCGCATTTTAATTTTTGAGGATACCAATGGCGATGGCACCTTGGACAAAAGAAAGATATTTATCGAAGGCTTGAATATGGCCAGCGGCATCGAAGTGGGCATGGGCGGTGTTTGGGTGGGGGCGGCACCTTATCTTCTGTTCATTCCTTGGGACAGGGAAAATGACAAGCCCGCCGGCCCGCCGGAAACAGTGCTCGATGGTTGGGGGCTCGATGATACGCACGAGGTGCTGAACAATCTCAGATGGGGCCCCGACGGTTGGCTTTATGGGGTACACGGCGTGTTTACGCATTCCAATGTCGGTAAGCCTGGTGCCATCGACGATGAGCGGACTAAACTGAACGCCGCGGTATGGCGATATCATCCTATACGGCAAGAGTTCGAAGTTTTTTCGGAAGGCACCAGTAACCCCTGGGGATTGGACTTCAATGACTATGGGCATCCGTTTATTACCGTTTGTGTAATTCCGCATATGTTTCACATCATTCAAGGTGCCAGATACCAACGCCAAGGAGGGGAACATTTTAATCCGTATACCTATGATGACATCAAATCCATCGGGGATCACGTGCACTGGTCGGGGAATCGCGGTCCGCATGCCGGCAATTTCAGATCGGCCGCGGCCGGGGGCGGTCATGCCCATGCCGGTGCCATGATCTATCTGGGCGGGGATTCTTGGCCTAGGGAATACCACAATACCATCTTTATGAACAATATAAACGGGTCAAAATTGAACAATGATAAATTGATCCGCTCGGGATCCGGTTACATAGCTTCGCATAAAAAGGACTTTTTGGAAATGAACGATTCCTGGTCGCAATGGCTCAATTTTAAGTATGACCCAAGTGGTTCCGTGTTCGCCATAGATTGGTATGATCAGAACCAGTGCCATAGTCCAAACCCAGAGGTGCACGACAAGACCTTGGGGCGAATCTTTAAAATTACCCACAAAAACGATATATGGGTCCAGGTAAATCTATACAAAGCATCCGATATGGAGCTGGTCAATTATCAATTGCATGAAAACGAATGGTACGTACGACAGGCCCGAATTATCTTGCAAGAGCGGGGCGGTAGTCCCGAAGTACACGAGGGTCTGAAAAAAATTCTGGCCGACCATCCCGATGTGATCCGAAAACTGAGGGCTTTATGGGCGCTCCATGCGACAAACGGGCTTTCAGAGAATGGGCTGAGGGATCTCTTGCAAAATTCGGACGAATACGTCAGAAGCTGGGCAGTTCAGCTTTTGACGGAAGATAAAAACGTTACGGCTGCAACCATGGAACAATTTGTGCAACTCGCAAAAAAGGACACTTCCGCCTTGGTACGGCTATATCTGACTTCCGCTATGATGCGATTAGACCCGGAACACCGCTGGGAAGTATTGGAGGCGCTTGTGCAAAGACCGGAAGACGACGTTGACCATAATCTGCCCTTGATGCTATGGTACGCATCGGAGGCGCTGGTCACCCTAGATACCGACCGCGCCCTGAAAATGGCGGAAAAGGCTAAAATACCGAAACACTTGTCCTACACGATCCAAAGGGCAAGTGCCTTGAATACTGCCAACTCTAAAAAATCATTAAGGGATTTGAAAAAGCGCTTGCTAAAATCAACTTCGGCCGAAAAGGATAGCGTTCTTATTCTGATCGACTCCCTCTTAAAATGA